Genomic DNA from Marnyiella aurantia:
CAACCATCCAGCGGGAGATATGTATCACAAACGTGATACTTTATTTATATTTCCAAATATAGAATAATTACTTCACCGCTTTGCATTTCTTATCTGTATTCCACTTTTTTTACAACGTATCGCAAATCTAAACGGTGCTTTTCTGTTGCTGCGGGAGTATTACGCTCAGCGGAAATTTCGTAACTTTGTATTCTTTACAAAATCAATAAAATTTACAATATGTCAAAAGCCATTTCGCAGGTTCCGTTTGCTGTAAACGAGCCCGTTAGATCCTATGAACCGGGCTCTCCGGAAGTAAAATCCCTTATCGCCACCTACAAGGAAATGTGGAAGGAGAAATTTGAAATCCCAATGATCATAGACGGCAAAGAGGTGAAAACCGATACCAAAGTTCAGCTGCAGTCGCCGCAGGACCATAAGCATGATTTCGGTTTCTATTATAAAGGGGATATGCAGCATGTGGATCAGGCCATCGAAAGCGCCCTTGCCGCCCGCCAGCAGTGGAACGACCTGGGCTGGGAACAGCGCGCCGCCATCTTCCTGAAGGCTGCCGACCTTATTGCCGGACCTTACAGAGACCGCCTGAATGCAGCCACAATGATTGGTCAGTCCAAGAACGTTCACCAGGCTGAGATTGACGCCGCGTGTGAGTTCATCGATTTCCTGCGTTTCAACGTGGAATTTATGACCGAAATGTATGCCGAGCAGCCGGTTTCCGACAACGGAATCTGGAACAGGGCCGAGTACCGTCCGCTTGAAGGGTTCTGCTTCGCTGTCACTCCTTTTAACTTTACCGCAATTTCCGGAAACCTGCCTACATGTATGGCCATGTTAGGAAATGTGGTGGTTTGGAAACCTTCGGATAAGCAGGTTCTTTCTGCCAAAATCATCATGGATATCCTGGACGAAGCCGGACTTCCTGCAGGTGTCATCAACATGATTTTCACGCCGGGTAAGGAGACTGCCGAGAAAGTATTGGCGCACCGCGATTTTGCAGGACTTCACTTTACGGGTTCTACGTCTGTGTTCCAAAGTATGTGGAAGCAGATCGGAAACAACATCCAGGATTATAAATCGTACCCACGCATCGTGGGCGAGACCGGTGGAAAGGATTTCATCATGGTTCATCCGTCCGCAAATGCTAAGGAGGTAGCTACAGCTATGGTTAGAGGTGCGTTTGAATATCAGGGACAGAAATGTTCTGCGGCTTCACGTGCCTACATCCCTAAATCCCTTTGGAATGAGGTTAAAGAGGTGGTTGGTGCTCAGTTGAAAACAGTGAAGATGGGTTCTCCCGAAGATCCTTCTAATTTTGTTAATGCGGTGATCGACAAAAATTCATTCGATAAATGCAAAGGCTATATTGAAAGAGCGCAGGAGTCTGCAGACGCTGAAGTGATTTTCGGGGGTAAGTGCGACGATTCTACGGGCTGGTTTGTGGAACCTACTGTTATCCTGACAGAAAATCCAAAATACGAATCCGTTTGCGAGGAGATTTTCGGGCCAATTCTTTCTGTTTATGTTTATGAGGATGCAGACTGGGCTGAAACTCTGAAGCTTGTGGACGAGACTTCACCCTATTCACTTACAGGATCTATTTTCGCGAAAGACCGTTATGCGGTCGCTGAAGCTTACAAAGCACTGGAAAACGCAGCCGGAAACTTCTACATCAACGACAAGCCTACCGGTGCCGTTGTTGGTCAGCAGCCATTTGGTGGTGCACGTGCGTCAGGTACCAATGACAAGGCGGGTTCCAAGATGAACCTTCTGCGTTGGGTTTCCGTACGTTCGGTTAAGGAAACTTTCGTGACACCAAAAGATTACAAATATCCATACCTGGGTTAATTCCTTTGGAAATACATTTGATCCGCAGATTAGTCTGCGGATTTTTTTGTTCCTGTCTTTTTTTGAAAAGTGTATATTTGCTCTGAATCAAACAAACATTAAAAATTATGAAAAAACTTATCGTTCCTGTGCTTATAGCTGCGGCTGCTGTGGCTACAAGTTGTGCACAGAATAAGGAAAAAAGGGAAGAATTTAAGGAAGACCACTATAAAAATGAAATGGTGAATGACCTTGGTGATTCTGCAGTGGCAGCCGGAGACAGCGCGGGCGTGCGCACCGATTCGTCAGTGGTTAGGTAAAAAATCTTTCAGCATAAAAAACCGGCATTCAAAAACTTGAATGCCGGTTTTTTTATTTTTAAGGTAACAGGACTTAAAGCCGTCTGTACTTTCCTGAATCCTGGTGTTAGTACTGGAAAAGAACACTTCCCCAGGTAAATCCGCTCCCGAATGCCGAAAGGCAAACTAAGTTTCCGCGTTTTATCTTATTCTGCTCTATAGCTTCGCTAAGCGCGATGGGGATGGAAGCCGCTGTAGTATTGCCGTACTTCTGGATATTGTTGAAAATCTTATGGTCCGGCAAACCCATTTTCTGCTGCACAAACTGTGCAATCCGGAGGTTGGCCTGGTGAGGGATGAACATGTCCAGGTCTTCGATTGTTTTTCCTGCCTTCTCCAAAGCTTCAGTTATGGTTTCGGGGAAACGTGTAACGGCATGTTTGAAAACAAAGTTACCGTTCATAATGGGGTAGACCTCACGGCTTGTAATACTTTCCGGCTCCAGACGCATGCGGTCGCTCCAGCCGTATTTTGTTCCCGGGAAAAGTGTACACAGTTCCTCCGCATATTTTCCTTCGGAATGCATATTCACCGACAGTATATCTCCTGCATTTTCGTCTTCGGATGCTGAGAGGATAACCGCGCCGGCACCGTCGCCAAAAATCACTGAAACGCCACGGCCCTCATCGGAAAAGTCCAGTCCGAATGAGTGAATCTCAGCACCTACTACAAGGATGTTTTTGTAGATGCCTGACTTTATGAAAGCATGAGCCACACTCATGGAATATACAAATCCTGAACACTGGTTACGTACATCAAGCGCACCTATGGTACCACATCCAAGCATATCCTGCAATACCACACCGCTCCCGGGGAAATAGTAATCCGGTGAAAGCGTGGCGAAAACGATATAATCAATGTCCTGAGCTGTCATTCCCGCATTTTGGAGTGCTTTCTCCGACGCCTTCAGAGCCAGGAAAGCGGTTGTTTCTTCGGCATCATTACGGTTTTTACGGTGACGGCGTTCTTTAATGCCGGTTCTTTCAGTAATCCACTCGTCATTGGTGGTCATCAGTTTGGAGAGGTCGTCATTGGTAACTATATTTTCAGGTACGTAATGCCCCACGCCCTTTATGGTACTTTTAATCATTTGTTTCTTTAATTTTGACAAATTTATCAATTTATTCCTCACCCTTACATTTTTTATCGAACACCATGCCTATAGAGAGCCTTTTCCAAAACAGTCAGTGCGAATGGATTGATGTAGAAGCCCCCAACGCCGGCGACCTGGATTTCCTGCAGGTAAAATATGGAATAGACATGCTGCTTCTGGAGGATACCAAAGACAGGGATCACCTTCCAAAATACGAGGAAAGCGGTGATATACGGTTTTTCCTGACCCGCCAGAATACGGACATGGAAAGGCGGAGCCTGGGTGGCATCAGTGACGTTTCTACGAAACTGGGTATTTTTCTGCTGCCTGGCACCATCATTACAGTGCACCGCCTGAAAACGGCTACGATATCCGAGACCCTCGAGGAAATATCCACACATACTGGATCTGACGAGGTGAAGCCGGACCGCATTGCAATCCTGCTGGGGCTTAAGGTCCTGAAGTCGTTCAATGACGAGTGCGATAATCTTATGCA
This window encodes:
- the pruA gene encoding L-glutamate gamma-semialdehyde dehydrogenase; translated protein: MSKAISQVPFAVNEPVRSYEPGSPEVKSLIATYKEMWKEKFEIPMIIDGKEVKTDTKVQLQSPQDHKHDFGFYYKGDMQHVDQAIESALAARQQWNDLGWEQRAAIFLKAADLIAGPYRDRLNAATMIGQSKNVHQAEIDAACEFIDFLRFNVEFMTEMYAEQPVSDNGIWNRAEYRPLEGFCFAVTPFNFTAISGNLPTCMAMLGNVVVWKPSDKQVLSAKIIMDILDEAGLPAGVINMIFTPGKETAEKVLAHRDFAGLHFTGSTSVFQSMWKQIGNNIQDYKSYPRIVGETGGKDFIMVHPSANAKEVATAMVRGAFEYQGQKCSAASRAYIPKSLWNEVKEVVGAQLKTVKMGSPEDPSNFVNAVIDKNSFDKCKGYIERAQESADAEVIFGGKCDDSTGWFVEPTVILTENPKYESVCEEIFGPILSVYVYEDADWAETLKLVDETSPYSLTGSIFAKDRYAVAEAYKALENAAGNFYINDKPTGAVVGQQPFGGARASGTNDKAGSKMNLLRWVSVRSVKETFVTPKDYKYPYLG
- a CDS encoding 3-oxoacyl-ACP synthase III family protein, with translation MIKSTIKGVGHYVPENIVTNDDLSKLMTTNDEWITERTGIKERRHRKNRNDAEETTAFLALKASEKALQNAGMTAQDIDYIVFATLSPDYYFPGSGVVLQDMLGCGTIGALDVRNQCSGFVYSMSVAHAFIKSGIYKNILVVGAEIHSFGLDFSDEGRGVSVIFGDGAGAVILSASEDENAGDILSVNMHSEGKYAEELCTLFPGTKYGWSDRMRLEPESITSREVYPIMNGNFVFKHAVTRFPETITEALEKAGKTIEDLDMFIPHQANLRIAQFVQQKMGLPDHKIFNNIQKYGNTTAASIPIALSEAIEQNKIKRGNLVCLSAFGSGFTWGSVLFQY